Proteins encoded by one window of Salvia splendens isolate huo1 chromosome 5, SspV2, whole genome shotgun sequence:
- the LOC121804290 gene encoding uncharacterized protein LOC121804290 codes for MHTRSRGLPLEPIDLEIEASNRRRNALRRLNQRIRVSSPVQRRSPSPVQESPSPTSSPVHSPIQFEPHSPILMENVEGNDVPPPPPTNAQLQQQLEDLQRQLNQRQNVVPVQNMYAYHGVANPPVGNNVNANTFELRRGLLQMAENNAFRGRPTEDPNKHLTKFIQICNTTKINGVTDEQIRLRVFPFSLEDDAKDWLDSMEPNSIRTWDAMVEKFLEKYYPPSEALKRQSEIISFEMTPQESIRGAWERFKGLMKRCPNHGLNPTHQVLAFYRGCLPEAKRELNLSAGGSLLKKGEAEAMEVIERVTSNDEGWNNERSRVHRVASAAEISHMDNMYKQMELLHKKIDLMGMGPAVQEQQEGVEDVNYIHQGGNRYYNNSRPNQGGGGYNHFGNKAYPNLSYGNPNNALQPPPGFTVSQGMITEPQKKSTEDILSAFMLQSHKNMEHSNQRLEKVENDMHNMSVHMKSLETQMSQIAQAVSSQHTPGQFPGQPKVNPKDCKAIHLRSGKSYEGPSMPEIPPKPTVEPESVLLEEVEAEEPKTSPPAIQLEVGTPVKASEVRVPFPQVLQKKKNDEQFSRFWDIFKKVQINIPLIEALQQMPGYVKFLKDAVSKKKKWGQHETVNLTENCSAILQRKLPAKMKDPGSFTIECTIGDCFVGNALCDLGASINLMPLSLYNKMKIGPLKPTTITLQMADRSVSYPMGIAEDILVKVNEFVFPADFVILDMEEDRAVPLILGRPFLATGKALIDVDNGELTFRFNGESVTFSLYEALKRHDADTGGSLQHCNVVTVVDEYVMRMAYINSS; via the coding sequence ATGCACACACGCTCTAGGGGTCTACCTTTAGAGCCTATCGATCTtgagatcgaagcatccaacaGAAGGAGAAACGCTTTGAGAAGGCTAAATCAAAGGATCCGAGTCTCTTCTCCGGTCCAAAGACGATCACCTTCACCTGTTCAAGAATCACCGTCACCTACTTCTTCACCAGTTCACTCCCCTATTCAGTTTGAGCCACATTCGCCTATTCTGATGGAGAACGTAGAGGGGAATGATgttccaccacctcctccaacgAATGCTCAGCTTCAACAACAACTCGAAGACCTGCAAAGGCAGCTAAATCAAAGGCAAAACGTGGTACCTGTCCAGAACATGTATGCCTATCATGGGGTGGCAAACCCACCCGTTGGCAACAATGTTAATGCCAACACATTTGAACTCCGGAGAGGACTACTTCAGATGGCTGAAAACAATGCTTTTAGAGGGCGACCCACAGAGGATCCTAACAAGCACCTCACTAAATTCATCCAGATCTGCAACACGACGAAGATAAATGGAGTCACAGATGAGCAGATCAGATTAAGGGTGTTCCCTTTTTCTCTGGAGGATGATGCCAAGGATTGGCTGGACAGTATGGAGCCTAACTCCATTCGCACGTGGGATGCCATGGTTGAGAAGTTTTTAGAAAAATACTACCCACCGAGTGAGGCGTTGAAGAGGCAGTCTGAGATTATTTCGTTTGAGATGACTCCCCAAGAGAGTATCCGAGGAGCTTGGGAAAGATTCAAGGGGCTGATGAAGAGGTGCCCCAATCATGGGCTGAATCCGACGCATCAAGTCCTAGCATTCTATAGGGGGTGTCTGCCTGAAGCAAAGCGCGAACTGAACTTGAGCGCAGGGGGGTCATTGCTAAAGAAGGGAGAAGCAGAGGCCATGGAGGTGATTGAGAGAGTGACCTCTAATGATGAAGGCTGGAACAACGAGAGGAGCAGAGTACACAGGGTAGCCTCCGCTGCAGAGATAAGCCATATGGACAACATGTATAAACAGATGGAGCTCCTCCACAAGAAGATAGATCTCATGGGGATGGGACCGGCTGTGCAGGAGCAGCAAGAGGGTGTAGAGGATGTGAACTACATACACCAAGGGGGAAATAGATACTATAATAACTCCCGCCCCAATCAAGGGGGTGGAGGTTACAACCATTTTGGGAACAAGGCTTATCCCAACCTATCGTATGGGAACCCCAACAATGCCCTTCAGCCACCACCGGGGTTCACAGTTTCCCAAGGGATGATCACTGAGCCACAGAAGAAAAGTACAGAAGATATACTGAGTGCATTCATGTTACAGTCACACAAGAACATGGAGCATTCCAATCAAAGGCTAGAGAAGGTTGAGAATGATATGCACAACATGTCAGTGCATATGAAGAGCCTAGAGACGCAAATGAGTCAGATTGCTCAAGCTGTGAGCAGTCAGCATACGCCAGGGCAGTTCCCAGGACAACCAAAAGTAAACCCCAAAGATTGCAAGGCAATTCATTTGAGGAGCGGGAAAAGTTATGAGGGTCCTTCTATGCCAGAAATCCCACCAAAGCCTACAGTTGAGCCCGAGAGTGTACTATTGGAAGAAGTAGAAGCGGAGGAACCTAAAACATCACCGCCCGCAATTCAACTCGAGGTGGGCACACCAGTCAAGGCATCAGAGGTTAGAGTACCATTTCCCCAAGTGTTGCAAAAGAAGAAGAACGATGAACAGTTCTCCAGATTCTGGGACATCTTCAAGAAAGTACAAATTAACATCCCACTTATTGAGGCACTTCAGCAAATGCCTGGGTATGTTAAATTTCTCAAGGATGCGGTctccaagaagaagaaatgggGACAACATGAGACCGTCAATTTGACGGAAAATTGTAGTGCAATTTTGCAAAGGAAGCTTCCGGCCAAGATGAAGGATCCAGGGAGCTTTACTATTGAGTGCACTATTGGAGACTGTTTTGTGGGGAATGCCCTATGTGACCTTGGAGCAAGCATCAACCTCATGCCATTGTCCTTATATAACAAGATGAAGATTGGTCCTTTGAAGCCCACCACTATCACGCTGCAGATGGCTGATAGATCTGTGTCATATCCAATGGGTATTGCGGAAGATATATTGGTGAAGGTGAATGAGTTTGTTTTCCCAGCtgattttgtgatattggacaTGGAGGAGGATAGAGCTGTACCTCTCATTTTAGGAAGACCTTTCCTAGCCACGGGGAAGGCCTTGATCGATGTTGATAATGGAGAGCTCACATTTCGTTTCAATGGTGAAAGTGTGACCTTTTCTCTATATGAGGCCTTGAAGAGGCATGATGCAGACACAGGGGGAAGCTTGCAGCATTGCAATGTAGTGACCGTGGTGGATGAGTATGTTATGAGGATGGCCTACATCAACTCTTCTTAA